A window of the Loxodonta africana isolate mLoxAfr1 chromosome 3, mLoxAfr1.hap2, whole genome shotgun sequence genome harbors these coding sequences:
- the LOC104846191 gene encoding growth/differentiation factor 15-like, with product MSQLGPTPLYPLPAMPLLMLLLSLLPPPGDTLSPVQEGSPDLSGPDLDSSRVREMQKRYKDLVDRLRVNQSWEDSNADHRTATVVWILTPKLRIGPGGLVHLRIPRAALSAGRPAGPRLHRALLWLSPTAPSPRDVTRPLQHLLARGDPAPAVLRLRLSPPPSDAAQAARPSARARLELHLRPHAARRRRNKRAPTAEACATGKAHCCGVQSWRVTLEELGWADWVLAPRELDVRACVGACPPRFRPANTHARMKARLHDLDPGSVPEPCCVPASFEPVVLMHQDSDGRVTLTSYDDILVKDCHCA from the exons ATGTCCCAGCTGGGGCCGACACCACTGTATCCTCTTCCAGCAATGCCGCTGCTTATGCTGTTGCTCTCGCTGCTGCCGCCACCGGGGGACACCCTATCCCCGGTCCAGGAGGGCAGCCCTGACCTCTCAGGGCCAGATCTGGACTCCTCCAGAGTCCGGGAGATGCAGAAACGCTACAAGGACCTGGTGGACAGGCTAAGGGTGAACCAGAGCTGGGAAGACTCAAACGCGGACCACAGAACCGCCACTGTTGTCTGGATCCTAACCCCCAAGC TGCGAATCGGTCCCGGAGGCCTCGTGCACCTGCGCATCCCCCGAGCGGCCCTCTCCGCGGGGCGCCCCGCCGGCCCCCGCCTGCACCGGGCCCTGCTCTGGCTGTCCCCTACGGCGCCGAGCCCGCGCGACGTGACGCGGCCGCTGCAGCATCTGCTCGCCCGTGGGGACCCCGCGCCGGCCGTGCTGCGCCTGCGACTGTCGCCGCCGCCGTCGGACGCCGCGCAAGCGGCGCGGCCTTCCGCCCGGGCCCGGCTGGAGCTGCACCTGCGGCCACATGCCGCCAGGAGGCGCCGCAACAAGCGTGCGCCCACTGCGGAGGCCTGCGCGACAGGGAAGGCGCACTGCTGCGGCGTGCAGAGCTGGCGCGTGACTCTGGAGGAGCTGGGCTGGGCCGACTGGGTGCTGGCGCCGCGCGAGCTGGACGTGCGCGCATGCGTCGGCGCATGCCCGCCCCGCTTCCGGCCGGCCAACACGCACGCGCGGATGAAGGCGCGCCTGCACGACCTGGATCCCGGTTCCGTGCCTGAGCCCTGCTGCGTGCCTGCCAGCTTCGAGCCTGTGGTGCTCATGCACCAGGACAGCGACGGCCGGGTGACGCTTACGTCCTACGACGACATCCTGGTTAAGGACTGCCACTGCGCTTGA